From Lasioglossum baleicum chromosome 16, iyLasBale1, whole genome shotgun sequence:
TCCCAGGAGACGACTGTCCTTTAGGTATGTGATACTTTTATTCATATAAGTACAAGTTTTCGGCAAACGATCGTTCTGTTACTTATGACCTGTCAGCGAAGTTCAACTTACGTTCCCGTCCGCCATCTTTGTTTCTTTACGCGCGAAGATTACGCTTGTACTTTTGATTCTGTGATGCAAATCAACGAAAATCGAAAGTAATAAAATGTTGATCTAGACTTAGCGTTTGAATTAATTAAGTCGACTAAGGACAATGAATGGAGTTTGTCACTGACTACTGTCACGGTTATGTTACTGTCTTCCGCGCGCTGTACCGGCGAATCGTCATCATTTTACCGGCGTTTCGTCACTCGGTGATTTTTAATTGATTTTGAACATTCTTTTCAACATTTATTTGATTTTTGCTACATTCTATTAACGATCCACGCTACTTTCACATTAATAATCGTACTACTGTAGTAAAGATATTTTCCAGTACGAATATTGTGCATTCAAAGTTAACCGAAGGTCACGGCACTGTAGTTATCTACCATACTGTAAATATATAGGGTGTACCTAGTAACTGACTCGAATTATGAGgttagaaatataaaaaaattgtgaacagacatttttcattttttttaaaacaaagtCGGAATTTTGCACTGAATATTATTCTCagcttattaaccctttgcacttggatctatcttaactcgaaaatgaaacatttcttcgcacctagaatatttccattccctatgatttttaaaatttcatgggTATGTCGTACACAACACCtaattgtttagtaattgattagataccgacatatttaataatgtgaacaatattttgacgATGAAAGAATTTTCTGTTCGGCTCCCGTTCACCGTAATCaaagcagacaattttcattttccgtAAAGTCTACCTATTGCTGTAGTTAGGACGCCCAATACTTCCGATCGTCGAACAGATGTCAATTTCTGTTTACTCCGCGTGGAATGAACGTATGGTCGAGAGTCATTCAGTGGCGCGGCACGAGGAGTAGCTTTGTGCTAGCGGGAAGGTTGTTTTGAGCTTTTGTGGGGCATGGGGATCGCTCGAAAATTGCCGCCGCGATGTCTGCGCAGTTGCGGGTGGCAAATATCGATCGGTGTTGGCACGGGGAGCGAACCGGATTCCTCGCACACACCACTCGAAACAGAGAGGGCCACGCAATACAGAGCGTGTTCGGGTGGCACACGCGTACTCTCGCGTGTCGTGCGATGTAAACGTGTAACGAACGCCGGTCGGGAAACAACATAGTGGTCGCGAGAGCCAGAGAACGCAGAAGCGCGCGTGCGGTCcgtgacgaacgaacgaacgtacGTACGTTCCTCTAAAACACGTTCCCCGATGTTGTTCCAGTTTGGGGACAATGCTCGCATTGCTTCCACATACACTGCATCATGAAGTGGCTGCACTCCCAGCAAACCAGTCACCTATGCCCGATGTGCCGTCAGGAATGGAAGTTCAAGGAGTAACTGGTTTCACGATGGTCCCGCAGGTGTCAGCACGCAACGAATAATCAGGTAAAGGTAAACCCACCACCTGCCCACCGGCGAGAATGCCGCATTgtccttttaccgaaaacccTCGGTGCACAAAGTCGCAGCTTTGGCGCGCGACCATGCACTTCCGACCGGTGGGCCCACATTTCCTTTTAGAAAAGTCTTATTTCAGAAATTCGGCTGCTACTGGAGAAATTAGCTAAACAAATTCGCTAGAAAGTCCTCAGCGCGATTGGAACGTCAGTTATCTTGTTCAATTTTCTAGATTCCCGGCTGTTTACCGAAATTGAATGATCCTCCGAAAGAACGAAGACGGTGTAGACGATATTAACCGCGAGGGAGCTGTTGACAATCCGGAAAGAAATAATTCCGCAAGTAGGGTCGCCGGAAGAAGCTTGTGGCTCCCCAAAGGGAGTGCATTGGAGCATCGTTGTTATAGagattaagggggtagtctcttttccaggattgcaagggtgcgggatgcgtcttctcatttctcgatagtgCAATGaatttcagtagtcgaaagcgtTAGATATACTTGAAGAGTACAGTGCACACTGCACACGTGTCCCTGGCGAGGTTGATCCTACACTGTACTTGAGAAACACGCAAAGAATCCAATTGTTTGTCGCCGTGACGGTACTTGTCCCCCTCGACGCACTGTGAATCATGCGAGTATTGGCAGCGATCGCTCGCCAGCTTACGTAACGTGTTTCCTCGACGGTTTTGTTCATCGGCAGGAGCGCGATACCGTGAACGGAGCTCGTCGGGTGTACGTTATCCAACGCCATTTTCACCGGTTCTCGCTTCCTACATCAAGGAATCCGCTTATCTGACGCAACTTTTCTGTACTGTCCTCGCGTGGGGCGACGCCGACGCTGCCGCGAGAACCGGAGGCACGAAATAGGGGACGAAACGACTTGCAACCGATTCCGCTGACGCAACTGACTtggacaatgtttattttgcatgaatcgCCGGtgttatattttccaattattgAAAATGTCGCAGGGACAAGGGGAAACTATCTGTTAGGAGTCCGATCGTTGTTTCGATCAACAGCAAAGTGATACACGCATTGCTTCCAGGTGACATCTTCCCAGCCTCGAAGAGCACCTCGTTCGAAGCCTCGACTCCCGCTCGGTCATATCGCACGACTATTTCGTTCGAGTTTCATTCACACTCTATTTCCCGACGCCGGTTGTTCTACTTTCACCCCGATTCATCCGTTCGATCGGCATCGAGGGGAACGAGTTCCCAATTTTTCCGGGGCCGCTCGTCGCAGCGGAAAATTGTCGCGATGGAAAAGCGATCGACCGTAAGATAACGCGACAATGCGAGCGCTAGAAACGAGGAGAGAGAACGAAACACTCGAGGGTACCATAGACGAGCCCCTGGTCAGAGGGTTTGGGGGCTCGATAGCTGTGTGAGCGCAGCGGAGGCCATTTTTGACAATTTTCTGCAGCGTGATCGCCTCAGAGCCTGCGATGGACGTCTGGagatttatacaattttgattttgcataaagatacgcagtgtACTTATGAAGATGTAACGAAGGACAAGTAAAAAATTCTGTTGCAATCAAGTTGTTTATGCCAACGTGGATGCCGTGACACAATAAGTTGGAAGATTTATTCGTCGAGTTAGCACGTATCCGACTACACGATTAGAATTAGTCATTTCACCGGCAATAACCGACGATTGGACGACCAATATTAGCATAGTCATTTGCGTCTTGCCGTAAATAAATGACTCCAGTTTTCTTATATCGAAGCGTATTAAAATAATCCATGAATATTAACGGGAGATGAAGTCATAGTTTATTAGAAAATGGAAGAAGGAACAGAAAGACAGCAAGCTGGAATGACGAGAGTTAGCTCGTCGTCTCCGGGATTAAACTATCATTTTATGCTTTACAAGGGACTTGCAGAGTTTGTTGATCGATGGGTCCTCAATCGATCTCTGATTTCAGAGAAACTGTTTAAAAATGCCGGTCAATATCAAAATGTTTTAACAAATGCTAGGTACCACCTTCGtaaaatatcaaaataatttaGGATCGTCGATTTTTATAGGATCGTCAGGTTTTTCGCGAGCACGCGTTGCGTGGCGGAGATAAATGGTACGGGTCAGGAAAGGTTTCGAGTGCTGGGAAGCGGGCACGAGCGCATAGCGAGCGGATTCGAGCGCTCCTCGGCCGATGCAGTTCGCGCTGAACGAAGGCAAGGAGACCTAATGGGCCCCTTCCCTTTTTCCTCCTCCTTCTCGCCGagctctttcttcttcttcttctctgttCCGCATTATGTACTCCGTCGTCCCCGGGTTACTCTCTCACGCGATATCACGACGATACGCTCCCAGAATACTTGCTGGCCCTAAAAATCTTTCTACCACAGTAGcgcacggttaaatttacattatGCCACACAATTTAGGTGGCACACTTGgctgaatcaccctgtacaacTAACACGAATCCACGAGACACGCCAAAATTGTAAACAGCAACTTCTACTATTTTCCCCGTAGTTCAGACTGACTGCAATTTCTCCACAATTTTCGTCCCACGTTATCCAGTAAAAAAATCAAGATAAATTCAATCGTGTGTTATTCACGAGGCGACGCACACTACTATcagagctcgg
This genomic window contains:
- the LOC143217140 gene encoding anaphase-promoting complex subunit 11-like isoform X3, which translates into the protein MKVSIKSWTGVATWRWIANDDNCGICRMPFDASCPDCKIPGDDCPLVWGQCSHCFHIHCIMKWLHSQQTSHLCPMCRQEWKFKE